In one Cyprinus carpio isolate SPL01 chromosome B2, ASM1834038v1, whole genome shotgun sequence genomic region, the following are encoded:
- the LOC109110052 gene encoding EMILIN-2-like: protein MNCQPHFPGVQLSVLFIISFSIAHGYPSSLFQGSPYSGAVHRHRNKNWCAFIVQKNVSCAVQGSVESHVEPEAARCPEHQPDCEPQMIYRTQFRPTYKIAYKTVTELEWRCCPGYQGPDCRELKGSPNGQTAYPQSYRQPQHGQTRPAQRPERRETGQYHIRQTADKTRILEEEVQRLSQTVLDLQAAMTGMAENLRTDLQEDTSKMLITLLNDRTSPDSARTGGTEESVVHLDGHQAMRGRTHGEREMETLLARLNDMTDALKSKDEALEELRGTVTGHDGQIRMLMDSSSQGLPITGTAAPDIDTLQTYVDGKFEKLKKELVVNMEEEMAKLKNACDEKIQSLPKTCEDGKDSSYVSLTDLVHNKEAELRKEIRELRLELSMSDGVVRPNRQTTIGKDDGDYDDLKKELIRVAEAHRVLNARVDNELEHLSSLKIEDVLGSQLEDLEDRMNVTERNAETYCFYVDEKLTKEIKDEVAMLRQLLDQKLNAVQDQFTSMLIDMRNNSLPETSSDSVDALQIQVSANRYLIKGLEDKFNAIGQICSTDCKTNLPTESQKPEGLDSLVKDVTLCRNDLDVLRSDFVNNIARLHALEDTVKMSPEKQFINAHIQDTRKRMNALTDNVNGLTGAITGLGDTVSKFSQDLHTLNSSCCQQVSSSPLWVETGEPIHNQMKELKDQVDALNARVTMELSVCKFNTTGVVEGVSAVDDRVTALEKICGSLDGDRNNIQGLSGELESKVSQMNSTLGSHSGAITALQNSLLNFQSQLAGMAKQIHKDHASRDQGLLFRQERPAFGPDTRAPTQPMRPYVPHIHIPLIIPHRTVPSPTSRPHVRQPHVPHQPYFPQPPGSPRHPIHPVPPHQPAVHQPVVVTGQAGPPGYMNRVTVRRDQSSEDSKTPLKGFAGAPGYRTVNPVSYNTKQSRPEAAHVPYNPAYQRPIATPVSQQNSLTDPFSFSAGLTRQMFSGDFGIICFDRVLVNDGGHYNPQTGIFMVPADGRYLVSAVLTAPRGEHAEAVLSVSNRSVQKLDTAGYWSGHPRLTRDQCMCGGSASFSLILPLRQGDTVALVRTAGKLAISDSREILSTFSAIFLYSPQATR from the exons ATGAATTGCCAGCCACATTTCCCTGGAGTACagttatcagttttatttatcaTAAGCTTTTCTATCGCTCATGGATATCCGTCAAGTCTGTTTCAGGGCAGCCCATATTCAGGAGCCGTTCACAGGCACAGAAACAA AAACTGGTGCGCTTTTATTGTCCAAAAGAACGTAAGCTGCGCAGTTCAAGGCAGCGTGGAAAGTCACGTTGAACCTGAAGCCGCGCGCTGTCCCGAGCATCAGCCTGACTGTGAGCCACAGATGAT ataCCGTACTCAGTTTCGGCCCACTTACAAGATAGCATACAAGACTGTGACCGAGCTGGAATGGAGGTGCTGCCCAGGGTACCAGGGCCCAGACTGCAGAGAACTGAAAGGCTCTCCAAATGGACAGACGGCATATCCACAATCGTACCGACAGCCACAGCATGGACAAACTCGACCTGCACAAA GGCCAGAACGACGAGAAACTGGACAATATCATATCAGACAAACAGCTGACAAAACCCGCATATTAGAGGAAGAAGTGCAGCGCCTTTCACAGACAGTTCTGGATCTTCAAGCAGCCATGACAGGTATGGCTGAAAACCTGAGGACAGACTTACAAGAGGACACCAGCAAGATGCTCATTACCCTCCTCAATGACAGGACTTCACCTGACAGCGCAAGAACAGGAGGCACGGAGGAGAGTGTGGTGCATCTGGATGGCCACCAGGCAATGAGAGGCCGCACCCATGGAGAAAGAGAAATGGAGACATTGTTGGCCAGGCTCAACGATATGACAGATGCTCTCAAAAGCAAAGACGAAGCTCTTGAGGAACTGCGGGGAACAGTGACAGGGCATGACGGGCAGATACGAATGCTTATGGATAGTTCCTCTCAAGGCCTACCAATCACAGGTACGGCTGCTCCAGATATAGACACTCTTCAGACATATGTTGATGGGAAATTTGAGAAGCTCAAGAAGGAGCTTGTTGTAAACATGGAAGAAGAGATGGCCAAGCTGAAAAATGCATGTGATGAAAAGATTCAGTCTCTTCCAAAAACATGTGAAGATGGAAAGGACAGCAGCTATGTTAGCCTTACTGATCTAGTGCACAACAAGGAAGCTGAGCTTAGAAAGGAGATCCGTGAGCTACGGTTGGAATTGTCCATGTCAGATGGTGTAGTGCGCCCAAACCGACAAACAACCATTGGAAAAGACGATGGTGACTACGATGACTTGAAGAAGGAACTTATTCGAGTGGCAGAGGCCCATCGTGTCCTTAATGCCAGAGTGGACAATGAGCTAGAGCATTTGTCCTCACTGAAGATAGAAGATGTACTCGGTTCGCAATTAGAGGACCTGGAGGACAGGATGAACGTCACTGAGAGGAACGCTGAGACTTATTGCTTTTATGTGGATGAAAAACTTACCAAGGAAATCAAGGATGAAGTAGCTATGCTACGTCAACTCCTGGACCAGAAACTCAATGCTGTGCAGGATCAGTTCACTTCCATGTTGATCGATATGAGAAACAACTCCCTCCCGGAAACGTCTAGCGATTCTGTCGATGCACTGCAAATTCAAGTCAGTGCTAACAGGTACCTTATAAAGGGGTTGGAGGATAAGTTTAATGCAATTGGGCAGATATGCTCAACCGACTGCAAAACCAACCTACCCACCGAATCCCAAAAGCCAGAAGGTCTGGATAGTCTTGTAAAGGACGTAACACTTTGTAGAAATGATCTGGATGTCTTACGTTCTGATTTTGTGAACAACATAGCAAGGCTTCACGCATTAGAGGATACTGTAAAAATGTCACCtgaaaaacagtttattaatgcACATATTCAGGACACCCGCAAAAGAATGAATGCTTTGACTGACAATGTTAATGGCTTGACTGGAGCTATAACGGGATTGGGAGACACAGTTAGCAAATTTAGCCAAGACCTTCACACACTGAACTCCTCATGTTGCCAGCAGGTAAGCAGTTCCCCCCTTTGGGTAGAAACTGGTGAACCAATCCACAACCAGATGAAGGAGCTAAAAGACCAAGTGGATGCACTAAACGCTCGAGTGACCATGGAGTTGAGTGTGTGTAAGTTCAACACAACTGGAGTAGTTGAAGGTGTCTCGGCGGTGGACGATAGGGTGACTGCTCTGGAGAAGATCTGTGGAAGCCTTGATGGTGACAGGAACAATATCCAGGGCCTTTCAGGGGAATTGGAGAGTAAGGTGTCACAGATGAACAGCACCCTGGGCAGTCATTCAGGAGCGATCACAGCTCTTCAAAACTCCCTTCTGAATTTTCAGAGTCAGCTAGCAGGAATGGCTAAGCAGATCCATAAGGACCATGCAAGTAGAGACCAAG GACTGCTTTTTCGGCAAGAGAGACCTGCGTTTGGCCCTGACACTCGAGCTCCTACACAACCCATGAGACCTTACGTTCCTCACATCCACATACCTTTGATCATACCACACAGAACAGTGCCATCCCCGACCAGCCGTCCTCATGTGCGCCAGCCACATGTCCCACACCAGCCCTACTTCCCTCAGCCACCCGGCAGCCCCAGGCATCCCATCCACCCCGTACCACCCCACCAACCAGCCGTACACCAGCCAGTGGTGGTCACAGGGCAAGCCGGCCCACCTGGGTATATGAACAGAGTCACGGTCAGACGGGATCAAAGCTCAGAGGACTCAAAAACACCTTTGAAGGGATTTGCAGGTGCTCCAG GTTATCGAACTGTCAATCCGGTCTCATATAATACCAAACAGTCTCGGCCAGAAG CTGCCCATGTCCCATACAATCCTGCATATCAAAGGCCCATTGCAACTCCAG TGTCCCAGCAGAACTCCTTGACAGACCCATTTTCTTTCTCTGCTGGCCTCACACGGCAGATGTTCTCAGGGGACTTCGGTATCATTTGCTTTGATAGGGTGCTCGTCAATGACGGAGGACACTATAACCCTCAAACAG GGATCTTTATGGTGCCCGCTGATGGCCGTTATCTGGTGAGCGCTGTTCTAACAGCTCCGCGGGGTGAGCATGCAGAAGCCGTGCTCTCAGTGTCCAATCGCAGCGTGCAGAAGTTGGACACAGCGGGTTACTGGAGTGGCCACCCACGGCTGACCCGGGATCAGTGCATGTGTGGGGGGTCTGCGTCCTTTAGCCTCATCCTCCCACTCCGGCAAGGTGACACCGTGGCCTTGGTGCGCACTGCCGGGAAACTGGCGATCTCTGATTCTAGAGAGATCCTCTCCACCTTCAGCGCTATATTCCTATACTCGCCTCAAGCCACGAGATAA